One Phaseolus vulgaris cultivar G19833 chromosome 4, P. vulgaris v2.0, whole genome shotgun sequence DNA window includes the following coding sequences:
- the LOC137838059 gene encoding probable sulfate transporter 3.5 — MGSLGNREVDNHNHDDNDRDDHVHGVNFSIQRGFGAKLKTGLKETLFPDDPFRQFKNEEKTTRRILKGVQYFIPIFEWLPTYNWRLFCSDLVAGLTISSLAIPQGISYAKLADLPPLIGLYSSFVPPLVYAIFGSSRHMAVGTIAAASLLIGQTIQTVADPKEDPTLYLHLIFTTTFITGIFQACLGIFRLGILVDFFSHSTINGFMGGTAVILILQQLKGVFGMVHFSQKTNLIEVVKSIVNNRHEIRWEPTVLGVVFLAFLQFTRHLRNKNPKLFWVQAIGPMVTVVVAGVFTYLVKGQKHGIQIVGHLDKGLNPLSIHYLNFDGKYLSAVLQAGLITGVLSLAEGIAIGRSFAVADNTPHDGNKEMVAFGLMNLFGSFTSCYLTSGPFSKTAVNYNAGCKTAMANVIQAIIMALTLQFLAPLFGYTPLVALSVIIISAMLGLIHYEEVIHLYKVDKFDFVICMAAFLGVVFISMDVGLMISVGLGVLRALLYVARPLPCKLGKLTEVGLYRDTEQYNVSTFPGVLIIQLGSPVYFANSNYVKERIMRYIRSEQASTGDGVEHIILDLSGVTSIDSTAIKALDELVKVLTKNAIKILFVNPRLEVLEKLLASKFVDKIGKETFYLTLDDAVMASQYSLRSAKGNGEDTIA; from the exons ATGGGTAGTCTTGGTAACAGGGAAGTTGATAATCACAACCATGACGATAATGATCGTGATGATCACGTTCATGGGGTGAATTTCTCGATCCAGAGAGGATTCGGGGCGAAACTGAAGACGGGGTTGAAGGAAACTTTGTTCCCTGATGATCCCTTCAGGCAGTTCAAGAACGAGGAGAAGACAACGAGGAGGATACTGAAGGGGGTGCAATACTTCATTCCCATCTTTGAGTGGCTACCAACCTACAATTGGCGTCTCTTTTGCTCTGACTTGGTTGCTGGTTTAACCATCTCAAGCCTTGCCATCCCTCAAGGCATCAGCTATGCCAAACTTGCAGACCTTCCTCCTCTCATTGGCCTTT ATTCAAGCTTTGTCCCACCTCTAGTCTATGCTATTTTTGGGAGTTCAAGGCACATGGCAGTGGGGACGATAGCAGCAGCATCATTGCTCATTGGTCAAACCATACAAACAGTGGCAGACCCAAAAGAAGACCCAACCTTGTATCTTCATTTGATTTTCACTACCACCTTTATCACTGGTATTTTCCAGGCTTGTTTGGGAATTTTCAG GCTGGGGATACTGGTGGACTTTTTCTCTCATTCTACCATCAATGGCTTCATGGGAGGGACAGCAGTGATTCTCATCCTCCAACAACTAAAGGGTGTGTTTGGCATGGTACATTTTTCACAAAAAACCAACTTAATTGAAGTGGTAAAGAGCATCGTCAACAATAGACACGAG ATTAGGTGGGAACCTACAGTTCTTGGCGTGGTGTTCCTTGCTTTCTTGCAATTTACCAGACACTTG AGGAACAAGAATCCAAAACTCTTTTGGGTACAGGCTATAGGTCCAATGGTGACTGTAGTAGTTGCTGGAGTTTTCACCTACCTCGTCAAGGGCCAAAAACATGGAATTCAAATT GTGGGGCATCTAGATAAAGGATTAAATCCATTGTCCATCCACTATTTGAACTTTGATGGTAAATATTTATCAGCAGTTTTGCAAGCTGGTCTTATCACAGGGGTGTTATCATTAGCA gAAGGAATAGCAATAGGAAGAAGCTTTGCTGTTGCTGATAACACACCTCATGATGGGAACAAAGAAATGGTCGCTTTTGGCCTCATGAACTTATTCGGATCTTTTACTTCCTGCTACTTGACTAGTG GACCATTTTCGAAGACTGCAGTGAATTACAATGCAGGGTGCAAGACTGCAATGGCAAATGTGATACAGGCAATAATAATGGCACTGACATTACAATTTTTGGCACCATTATTTGGCTACACCCCTCTTGTTGCTCTCTCAGTGATTATTATATCTGCCATGCTTGGACTCATTCATTACGAAGAAGTCATTCATCTCTACAAAGTTGACAAGTTTGATTTTGTCATTTGCATGGCTGCCTTCCTTGGAGTTGTCTTCATAAGCATGGATGTTGGCCTCATGATTTCT GTTGGACTTGGGGTTCTTAGAGCACTTCTATATGTGGCTAGACCATTGCCATGCAAGCTTGGAAAGTTAACTGAAGTAGGTTTATACAGAGACACAGAGCAATATAATGTTTCAACATTCCCAGGGGTTCTTATTATTCAACTTGGTTCTCCCGTTTACTTTGCAAATTCTAATTACGTCAAAGAAAG GATTATGAGGTATATTCGAAGTGAGCAAGCGTCTACTGGAGATGGTGTTGAGCACATCATACTTGATTTGTCAG GGGTGACATCCATTGACTCAACTGCTATCAAAGCATTGGATGAATTAGTTAAAGTGTTGACAAAGAATGCAATTAAG ATTTTGTTCGTAAACCCAAGGCTAGAGGTGTTGGAGAAGCTTTTGGCATCAAAGTTTGTTGACAAAATTGGGAAAGAGACGTTCTATCTAACATTGGATGATGCAGTGATGGCAAGCCAATATTCACTTCGTTCAGCAAAGGGAAATGGTGAAGATACCATAGCTTAA